Genomic DNA from Magnolia sinica isolate HGM2019 chromosome 4, MsV1, whole genome shotgun sequence:
agaccacaccttaggaatattaagacttcaacggttgaaagctattttctctttaggggcccacattgatgtttatttgtcatccaacctgttcataaggtcacacggtcatggataaagtggaaagaaaaatatcagtttgatccaaaacttctgggattctcaagaagctttcaatggtaagagttcaattcctattgttttctgtggcgtggtccactggatctttggatttgcctcattttttggtcaaaccctaaaataagttggctaaaggaatggatggtgtggataagacaaaaacatcatgatgggccccacgattTAACAATTTTCTCATCAGGAGATGTGAGGAGTGCTATAAACGAAAGGTGGCGGTCAATGGAAATCTAACTAGTAACtcaaaggtaaataattattacccagtTATCTTGAATTATCtctgtaattagaaaatcaaacggcCCCTTAATACATCATTTTGagtgccatgtaactttgatacaCTTTGAACCGTTCCtccaactcggagctcgaggagccgCAGCTGTTGTCCTCGCACGTCACGTACCTACACCAGTACACCAGCCAGATCGGTGGTGTTTCCACTGACACCagtatatgggccacaccatgatgtatatgtttcatccatgtcatccatctgtttttacaggtcattttacaCTATGAAgctaaaatgaggtatatccaaatctcaagtggaccacattacaggaaacattgttgaatgagggTGGattattaaaaaacattttgggggccataaaagttttggatcaagccaatatttgtttttttatcttcatctgcgcctgtatgacctaatcaacagattggatgtcaaataaacagtatagtgggccataggagattttaatggttgatatccaatcactattgttttcatgtggtgtggcccacctgagatttatatccctctcatttttgggatcaaacaataaaatgatctataaaaatggatgaacataatggatgaagcacataaatcatggtgaggcccaccgagCACCTACCGCCAGTCACGGAGCTGGTgttaaggggagtagccaatccgtttcctccgaAGTCATGCTGGTGGAGCGGTATTTAAAGggtagcggattggctggtgcatcacgcaccagcaatatagctgctgttGGTAGCAAAGACGAGCATTGACGCTCCTCGAGTTCCGAGTTGCACGAATGGTTTAAAAGAAATCAACGTTACATGGCCCCATCGTGACATATTTAtcacatctacaccattcatatatttttagagaccaATATAAAGTATtattcaaaaaaatgaatcatatcaaaagatcatccaaaccacaccacattaaatgtGTACCATATGCCAAAGCTTTTCGACGGGaatggattggctgctccccATACCCCGgcctggtggctggtggtcggtgctccgtagccctccacaatgatgtatgtgtttcatccatttcgttcatccattttcactgATTATATTTAGAGCTTTGTCCAAAAacataagagggatataaatcttaggtgaaccacattagaggaaaacaatagtaattagatatccacaattaaaatccacctaaggcccaatgcactgtttatttgacactCAATCTCTTGGTTAGgtaacatcagcttgatccaaaacttttatgacctcaaaaagtttttaaaggtcaaagtttattcaacactgtttcttgtaacgtGTTCCATTTGttattgggatatacttcattttttatctcacatcataaaattatctataaaaatatgaatgtaatggatgaaacacatacatcatgatggggcccacaaagcacccggccacattaaaggaaaacaatagttattagatatccacaattaaaatccacctaaggcccaatgcactgtttatttggcactcaatctattaattaggtaacatcagcttgattcaaaactttcatgacctcaaaaagtttttaaaggcCAAAGTTTATTCAACACTGTCTCTTGTAACGTGTTTCACTTGTTACtgggatgtacttcattttttatctcatattataaaattatctataaaaatatgaatgggatggatgaaacacacatatcatgatggggcccacagagcaccgaccaacagccaaTAGCTGGtggctggggagtagccaatccgattccttTTTGACTGTCTACGGCAGGCACACATGCTGTTCAGTCTGATCCGATTTAACATGggacctagacgatcaacggccCGAATCACGTGCCACGTTGGCACGAAATGGAAAGTAGGATTCAAAATCAAAATCCATCTGCCGCGAGTCGGTCCGGCATCCCTTCCCCGAGAAAGGAATGAAGATTCCAAAAAGCAGAGACATCGACAGCTGCCGCTCGTGCTGCCGTGCATGCCAGctcccctctttctctttctgTCGACGCGAATTGGCTGATGACACTTTCACCAGGTATATCCCTGCTGGCACGAATCTGTGGGGCCCAGAGTGATGTTTCTAcgttatccactccgtctatccgttttcccttatcattttagattaaaaatcgaaaaatgaggaagatccaaatctcaagtgtacaacaccatgaggaaaaggtgaggatactgatgcccaccgttgaagctTTTCTAGGggccatgatgtttactttccatccaacctgttcagaagGTCACAAGGAgccggatgaaaggaaaacaagaaTATCATCTTCCTACAGAGCTTCTATGGTTTCcaagaagtttcaacggtaagcattcaatcgtcactattttcaatggtgtggtccactttagccttgaatatgctttattttttagtcAATAtaattaaaatgatctgacaaaactaatggacggagtagataatacaaaaaaaaaactacggTGGACCCTGCGGCGTCGTGCCACGGGGGATATCGCTGGTGATATGGtcaccaggcaatccgcgtcctctctCTGTAGATCTATCGATTTTTAACGCGCTTCTAGGCAAGGAGAGATTTAAGAGTCGATTCGCATCACACGTGCCAATATACCAGGAAAAGGTCCAACTGAGGGCCATGATCGGGTGCATCCTACCTTTAAGAATACCCTCATCTAATAAAATAGGCTCATCCACAATCAGAACGGACACAATCGAACTGTGAAAGTAACCATCCGTCGTTTGTTTTCTGGATTCTTTTCTCCAAATGTATTACACTATGACTGGCCTTTTTTATGTGCAGGaaatatatatggtgggccccattcaatAGATGGTCCGGATCTATATCACACATGCCAACCTGCCATAAGTGCTCCGGTTCTCCTCTTGAATATATCGTCGTACGAATCGCCTTACGATTTCTGAAATAGAAACGGAAATACTACGGTGATTCGCACGAGTAAAGATCGAATAAATGAATCGCAGCCCATGTGCTACTGTGACATAAATATACTGGATCCATGTCAATAATTAAATGGATTAATCCAATATAACATAAATAAGATCAATAAAATCATCTCGTTAGCCATAATCTTTTGCATTAAATGGACGGCTAGAAGTGAACACACGTGAGTTACATACGAGATACACGATTCATCTTAAATCCAGTAAAAAACAGAATAAAGAGGATATCCCACCTGATACATGGAAGAGATCTCTCCATACGTACAATACACTAGCACGTGTGCCGAGATCCACCTCATCAATCTCCCCACGCGAATCGCCTTACTATTTgcggaaaagaaaaacaaaccatcaaaaccaaaacctcttgccctttccctcttttctcgcccctttcctcctctttttctccctttctccttttctccttctctcttcgcTCCTCTCCTTCAgatcagaaaaaagaaaaaaagtaaaaaaaaaagacgaaaatTCGAAATGGCTTCTCCTCGCGAGGAAAACGTCTACATGGCGAAACTCGCCGAGCAGGCGGAGCGCTACGAAGAGATGGTGGAGTTCATGGAGAAAGTGACCGCGGCCGTCGAATCGGAGGAGCTGACGGTGGAGGAGCGCAACCTCCTATCCGTCGCGTACAAGAACGTGATCGGTGCGCGCCGTGCGTCCTGGCGCATCATATCCTCGATCGAGCAGAAGGAGGAGAGCCGCGGCAACGAGGACCACGTGGCGACCATCCGCGACTACAGGTCCAAGATCGAGTCCGAGCTCACCTCCATCTGTGACGGCATCCTCCGCCTTCTCGACACCCGCCTCATCCCCTCCGCCTCCGCCGGCGATTCCAAGGTTTTTTATCTGAAGATGAAGGGCGATTACCACCGTTACCTCGCCGAGTTTAAGACCGGCGCTGAGAGGAAGGAGGCTGCTGAAAGTACACTCTCTGCATACAAAGCCGCCCAGGTTGGATTTCTCAGATCtcgttttgttattattattttattgtaatatcattgttgtttttttttttttttttttgaatttatttttgggattgtgggttagggttagggtttcctttaaattttttttttttttttaatttttttgtaattACAGGATATTGCAGTGGCAGAGCTGGCGCCAACGCATCCGATCCGGCTTGGGCTCGCTCTCAATTTCTCTGTGTTTTACTATGAGATCTTGAATTCTCCAGATCGAGCATGTACACTCGCCAAACAGGTGATGGGAtcgaatcttttttttttttttttttttggtctttttaATATGTTAAAGGGTTTGGGGGTATGATGATCTGAGGCGTAAACAAGATCTCGTTTTTGGTTGatgatcttgatttttttttttttttttcagaaatcgATCTGGGTTTCTAGGGTTTCGTTCTGTTCAAATCAGATAAAAAAGAGGTTTTCTGGATCTTAGATCTGGAATTGCAATAGGAATTATGGGGGCATGGTCTTTCCCCAAGGTCCCTTTTTGCTAACGTGTGAGGTTTTTTTGTAAGTGGGGTCGTTATCGAGTGATCACAACCGTTGATCAGGTGGCCCTATCTAAAGATAGGTGGTGATCCAGAAATTTCCCTGATTTGATGTATGGCACTTTGTTCATTGATCGTGGTCTTTTGTTATACTTGTATAACAGAATGGATCGTCTTCAACCCTGCGGATGCTAACCTCGCATGCAGCCccatctttcccaccaacatgtcTACCCGatcaaaatgtgggccccaccatggaaatCAACTGGCTCTGAAATCAAGCCGATCCACCCATTTGGGTCACCACTGTACGGTGAGTCAAATGGTCGGCGCCCATCCATTGATTTAGATGTTGTGACCCGCATGATGAGCGAACCTGCTTGATTATTTTGTGCCATTTGGtcttatggtagggcccactgttttcatgttttgatggaAGTGACACGTTGGCAACAATGATGGGACTGCATGTTAAGTTACCATGCAACCAGCTGTAGCTGACCAGTTCTCCTCCTATGAAAAGTCTTTTCTTGGA
This window encodes:
- the LOC131242336 gene encoding 14-3-3-like protein; the encoded protein is MASPREENVYMAKLAEQAERYEEMVEFMEKVTAAVESEELTVEERNLLSVAYKNVIGARRASWRIISSIEQKEESRGNEDHVATIRDYRSKIESELTSICDGILRLLDTRLIPSASAGDSKVFYLKMKGDYHRYLAEFKTGAERKEAAESTLSAYKAAQDIAVAELAPTHPIRLGLALNFSVFYYEILNSPDRACTLAKQAFDEAIAELDTLGEESYKDSTLIMQLLRDNLTLWTSDMQDDGADEIKEAPKREDEQ